One stretch of Carassius gibelio isolate Cgi1373 ecotype wild population from Czech Republic chromosome B1, carGib1.2-hapl.c, whole genome shotgun sequence DNA includes these proteins:
- the LOC127948766 gene encoding myotubularin-related protein 7 isoform X2, which yields MEHIRTPKVESVCMIVSPRKSTVGTLYLSSTHTIFVENSEALKETWVLHSLVYNVERLPTNSSGSPLIIRCKNFHVYRLLIPQEKDCLDVLACLTRLSRPERYGELFCFSFNPNLDKELREKAWGFIDLKAEFSRMGIPRNLWQVTAANHEYRLSDTYPSELFVPKSASPAVIVGSAKFRSRGRLPVLCYFHRDTSASICRSSQPLSGFSARSSEDEQMLQAIMKSNPLSEFMYVVDTRPKLNAMANRAAGKGYENEDNYTNIKLQFIGIENIHVMRNSQQKLIDVGELAAPSMSDFLWGLENSGWLKHIKAVLDAGVFIAKAVAEEGVSVLVHCSDGWDRTAQACSVASVLLDPYYRTIKGLMVLIEKDWVSFGHKFSHRYAHLDGDPKEVSPVMDQFLECMWQLMQQFPCAFEFNERFLIQLHTHIYSCQYGNFIGNCQKERRDLRLQERTHSLWPHLWENRAEYTNPLYRTDHSQTQGVLKPLTTAYCFKFWKGMYGRAEKSVASYQSPADCLNAVREESQQLEEELSAHQEVPRETDARQETCPTGGKENFRGEEEDQKVV from the exons ATGGAGCACATCAGAACACCAAAG GTGGAAAGTGTGTGTATGATTGTGAGTCCCAGGAAATCTACGGTGGGAACATTATACCTTTCCTCTACTCACACTATATTTGTAGAGAACTCAGAGGCCCTTAAAGAGACCTGG GTCCTGCACAGTTTGGTATACAATGTGGAGAGACTCCCAACAAACTCATCAGGAAGTCCTCTCATTATCCGCTGTAAGAACTTCCATGTTTACCGACTGCTGATCCCACAGGAGAAGGACTGTTTAGATGTGCTGGCCTGCCTCACCCGGCTTTCACGCCCAG AACGCTACGGAGAgctgttttgtttctcttttaacCCCAACCTGGATAAAGAGTTAAGGGAAAAGGCATGGGGCTTCATCGACCTGAAGGCAGAATTCAGTCGAATGGGAATACCCCGCAACCTCTGGCAGGTCACAGCAGCCAATCATGAGTACAGA TTGAGTGACACTTACCCATCAGAGCTGTTTGTGCCAAAGTCAGCCTCCCCTGCTGTCATTGTGGGCAGTGCCAAGTTCCGGAGTCGAGGGCGTCTTCCTGTTCTCTGCTACTTTCACAGAGACACCAGT GCATCAATTTGCCGGAGCAGTCAGCCTCTTTCTGGTTTCAGTGCACGCTCCTCAGAAGATGAGCAGATGCTGCAGGCCATTATGAAGTCAAACCCCCTCAGCGAGTTCATGTATGTGGTGGACACAAGGCCAAAG CTAAATGCCATGGCTAATCGTGCTGCAGGGAAGGGCTATGAAAATGAAGACAATTACACTAACATAAAACTACAGTTCATTGGCATAGAAAACATCCATGTCATGAGGAACAGCCAACAGAAGCTTATAGATG TTGGTGAACTCGCTGCTCCCTCCATGAGCGATTTCCTGTGGGGTCTGGAGAACTCTGGGTGGCTAAAACATATCAAAGCTGTACTGGATGCTGGAGTCTTCATTGCAAAG GCAGTGGCAGAGGAGGGAGTGAGTGTTTTGGTGCACTGTTCAGACGGGTGGGACAGAACAGCTCAGGCCTGCTCGGTGGCTAGTGTGCTACTGGATCCATACTACAGAACTATCAAAGGACTGATG GTCCTGATTGAGAAGGACTGGGTGTCATTTGGACACAAGTTTTCCCACAG GTATGCTCACCTTGATGGTGACCCTAAGGAGGTTTCTCCAGTCATGGACCAGTTTCTGGAGTGCATGTGGCAGTTGATGCAGCAGTTCCCCTGTGCTTTTGAGTTCAATGAGCGATTCCTCATACAGCTACACACACATATCTACTCCTGCCAGTATGGGAACTTCATTGGAAATTGCcagaaagagaggagagatttgag GTTACAAGAGCGAACACACTCTTTGTGGCCGCACCTGTGGGAGAACAGGGCTGAATACACCAACCCTCTATACAGGACAGACCACAGTCAGACACAGGGTGTTCTGAAACCTCTCACCACTGCCTACTGCTTCAA GTTTTGGAAGGGGATGTACGGCCGTGCAGAGAAAAGTGTGGCCTCATACCAATCTCCAGCAGATTGCCTGAACGCAGTGAGGGAGGAGTCACAACAATTGGAGGAGGAGCTTAGCGCCCACCAGGAGGTACCACGGGAGACGGACGCTAGACAAG AGACTTGCCCAACTGGAGGAAAGGAAAACTTCAGGGGAGAGGAAGAAGACCAAAAAGTTGTCTGA
- the LOC127948766 gene encoding myotubularin-related protein 7 isoform X1: MEHIRTPKVESVCMIVSPRKSTVGTLYLSSTHTIFVENSEALKETWVLHSLVYNVERLPTNSSGSPLIIRCKNFHVYRLLIPQEKDCLDVLACLTRLSRPERYGELFCFSFNPNLDKELREKAWGFIDLKAEFSRMGIPRNLWQVTAANHEYRLSDTYPSELFVPKSASPAVIVGSAKFRSRGRLPVLCYFHRDTSASICRSSQPLSGFSARSSEDEQMLQAIMKSNPLSEFMYVVDTRPKLNAMANRAAGKGYENEDNYTNIKLQFIGIENIHVMRNSQQKLIDVGELAAPSMSDFLWGLENSGWLKHIKAVLDAGVFIAKAVAEEGVSVLVHCSDGWDRTAQACSVASVLLDPYYRTIKGLMVLIEKDWVSFGHKFSHRYAHLDGDPKEVSPVMDQFLECMWQLMQQFPCAFEFNERFLIQLHTHIYSCQYGNFIGNCQKERRDLRLQERTHSLWPHLWENRAEYTNPLYRTDHSQTQGVLKPLTTAYCFKFWKGMYGRAEKSVASYQSPADCLNAVREESQQLEEELSAHQERLAQLEERKTSGERKKTKKLSEHVRRPIPTESELSSPQDYFTTPRGEKNTPSFTLQLQLATPHKNGDPDDLSTGSDFESGVADLSSYSSSGGDDTKDPDSDEVVKANA, encoded by the exons ATGGAGCACATCAGAACACCAAAG GTGGAAAGTGTGTGTATGATTGTGAGTCCCAGGAAATCTACGGTGGGAACATTATACCTTTCCTCTACTCACACTATATTTGTAGAGAACTCAGAGGCCCTTAAAGAGACCTGG GTCCTGCACAGTTTGGTATACAATGTGGAGAGACTCCCAACAAACTCATCAGGAAGTCCTCTCATTATCCGCTGTAAGAACTTCCATGTTTACCGACTGCTGATCCCACAGGAGAAGGACTGTTTAGATGTGCTGGCCTGCCTCACCCGGCTTTCACGCCCAG AACGCTACGGAGAgctgttttgtttctcttttaacCCCAACCTGGATAAAGAGTTAAGGGAAAAGGCATGGGGCTTCATCGACCTGAAGGCAGAATTCAGTCGAATGGGAATACCCCGCAACCTCTGGCAGGTCACAGCAGCCAATCATGAGTACAGA TTGAGTGACACTTACCCATCAGAGCTGTTTGTGCCAAAGTCAGCCTCCCCTGCTGTCATTGTGGGCAGTGCCAAGTTCCGGAGTCGAGGGCGTCTTCCTGTTCTCTGCTACTTTCACAGAGACACCAGT GCATCAATTTGCCGGAGCAGTCAGCCTCTTTCTGGTTTCAGTGCACGCTCCTCAGAAGATGAGCAGATGCTGCAGGCCATTATGAAGTCAAACCCCCTCAGCGAGTTCATGTATGTGGTGGACACAAGGCCAAAG CTAAATGCCATGGCTAATCGTGCTGCAGGGAAGGGCTATGAAAATGAAGACAATTACACTAACATAAAACTACAGTTCATTGGCATAGAAAACATCCATGTCATGAGGAACAGCCAACAGAAGCTTATAGATG TTGGTGAACTCGCTGCTCCCTCCATGAGCGATTTCCTGTGGGGTCTGGAGAACTCTGGGTGGCTAAAACATATCAAAGCTGTACTGGATGCTGGAGTCTTCATTGCAAAG GCAGTGGCAGAGGAGGGAGTGAGTGTTTTGGTGCACTGTTCAGACGGGTGGGACAGAACAGCTCAGGCCTGCTCGGTGGCTAGTGTGCTACTGGATCCATACTACAGAACTATCAAAGGACTGATG GTCCTGATTGAGAAGGACTGGGTGTCATTTGGACACAAGTTTTCCCACAG GTATGCTCACCTTGATGGTGACCCTAAGGAGGTTTCTCCAGTCATGGACCAGTTTCTGGAGTGCATGTGGCAGTTGATGCAGCAGTTCCCCTGTGCTTTTGAGTTCAATGAGCGATTCCTCATACAGCTACACACACATATCTACTCCTGCCAGTATGGGAACTTCATTGGAAATTGCcagaaagagaggagagatttgag GTTACAAGAGCGAACACACTCTTTGTGGCCGCACCTGTGGGAGAACAGGGCTGAATACACCAACCCTCTATACAGGACAGACCACAGTCAGACACAGGGTGTTCTGAAACCTCTCACCACTGCCTACTGCTTCAA GTTTTGGAAGGGGATGTACGGCCGTGCAGAGAAAAGTGTGGCCTCATACCAATCTCCAGCAGATTGCCTGAACGCAGTGAGGGAGGAGTCACAACAATTGGAGGAGGAGCTTAGCGCCCACCAGGAG AGACTTGCCCAACTGGAGGAAAGGAAAACTTCAGGGGAGAGGAAGAAGACCAAAAAGTTGTCTGAACATGTCCGACGTCCAATTCCAACCGAGAGCGAACTCAGCAGCCCTCAAGACTACTTCACTACCCCAAGAGGCGAGAAGAACACTCCTTCCTTCACACTGCAGCTACAGTTAGCAACCCCGCACAAGAACGGTGACCCTGATGACCTTTCAACCGGCAGTGATTTCGAGTCCGGTGTGGCTGACCTCAGCAGCTACTCCTCTAGTGGTGGAGACGACACTAAGGACCCTGATTCTGACGAGGTGGTCAAAGCAAACGCCTGA